The Duganella sp. BuS-21 sequence GCTAACGCTCCTCCGGCGATACCGCCTGCAACACTGGCCCCATTGATGGCGAGCTCTTTTTGAAATGCCGCCATCTTGTTTGACGAGGTGACGACGTGATAGGTAGAGAGTGCCAGACTCAAGAACAGCACGCTACGCCCAGAATAGGAAAGGCGAGCCATCGCGAGAGTGACTTTGCGGTTCGATTTACCTGCGGATGTGACTATGCTCGCATAGACAGCATTTTTCCTCGCGTTCGATAGGCGGGAGAAAATGGCGTGCTCACCGTGTAACTCAATGGTCTTGGTTGCGATCAGTTGGTTCGACGAATATCTCTATTAGCATTTTTGAGCGTATCGCCAAGGAAGGGCGAAAGTATGGAGTTAGCTTATTGGTAATTAGCCAGCGTCCATCAGAGGTCAATAAGACCATGTTGAGTCAGTGTAGTAATTTCATATCGATGCGTCTTACGAATGCCGATGATCAGGCAGTGATCGCGCTTGTTCAGATAGTATCAGCGACGGCCTGAATTATTTCCTGGGAAAACACCACATCGGTGGAAGCCCGCGCCAGCACCAATGCGCCAACCATACCTGCGTAGGCTGCCAATGACTGCCTGCGCCGGTCGCCCTCCGTACCCGGTGGCATCATTGCCGCCAACACTTCCACTAACTCCTTAACCTGTTCCGTGAGCGGTACGCGCACCTTTTCCCCTTGACGCGCGATTTCGGAACCCAGCGCGGCCATGACGCACCCTTCTGCGTTCGCTTCGGCATATGCTTCTTTCAAATAGCGTTCGACCATCTGGCGCGGTTGCAACCGCGCGCCCTCTGTGCGCAACTTCCGCCAGAAATCGACATTCCCCTTCATGGCG is a genomic window containing:
- a CDS encoding TetR/AcrR family transcriptional regulator, which gives rise to MKVTRAIAVRNRENIVDKAGELFRAYGYGGVGVAEIMRAAGLSHGGFYANFDSKEDLIVEASSSAMKGNVDFWRKLRTEGARLQPRQMVERYLKEAYAEANAEGCVMAALGSEIARQGEKVRVPLTEQVKELVEVLAAMMPPGTEGDRRRQSLAAYAGMVGALVLARASTDVVFSQEIIQAVADTI